In one Leptogranulimonas caecicola genomic region, the following are encoded:
- a CDS encoding NAD(P)H-binding protein, which yields MKVFVGGATGRVGQKLTETLAKEGHEVVAASRHPLPATQDNVIPVEFDFHDDVVAMMPKLEGCDAVFFVAGSRGKDLLQTDAFGAVKLMKAADAQSINRFIMLSSMFTLEPEKWAQEPGIADITDYNIAKMFADHWLTQTDLDWTIVQSGLLREEDPTGKIVINPDHEGPVAIPDIASTLAAALPMPTTYRQVIRVKNGETPIADALAAV from the coding sequence ATGAAAGTATTCGTTGGCGGCGCAACTGGACGCGTAGGCCAAAAGCTCACAGAGACCCTTGCAAAAGAAGGCCACGAGGTGGTGGCAGCAAGCAGGCACCCTCTCCCTGCTACACAGGACAATGTCATCCCCGTCGAGTTCGACTTCCATGACGATGTGGTAGCCATGATGCCCAAGCTCGAGGGCTGCGATGCGGTGTTTTTTGTGGCAGGTTCCCGAGGGAAGGACCTTTTGCAAACGGACGCCTTCGGCGCCGTCAAACTCATGAAAGCCGCCGACGCGCAAAGCATCAACCGCTTTATCATGCTTAGCTCCATGTTTACCCTAGAGCCAGAGAAATGGGCTCAGGAGCCGGGCATAGCAGACATCACCGATTACAACATCGCCAAGATGTTCGCAGACCATTGGCTCACCCAAACCGACTTGGATTGGACCATCGTCCAATCCGGCCTCCTTCGAGAGGAAGATCCCACCGGCAAGATTGTGATAAATCCTGACCACGAAGGTCCCGTTGCCATTCCTGACATCGCATCCACTTTGGCTGCCGCCCTTCCCATGCCCACTACCTATCGACAGGTGATCAGGGTCAAAAACGGCGAGACTCCCATTGCCGATGCCTTGGCGGCCGTTTAG